A window of Bacteroidales bacterium genomic DNA:
TTATTTTCCCAAACCTGTGAGAAATTCTAAAATCGAACTCCTTTTTATGTACTTTTTCAATTGAATGCCCGTTGATTATCCTTGCAGATTTAAAAGTTGCAATTGTATAATCAATATTATCTTTCATTTCTTCATCAAGTATATCTTCAAGCTCATCTAACTGTGAAAAACTATAATTGACAAGTAATAAAAAAATAATTATCAGTATATTTTTAAAATATATCATTCAGATAAAATATTAATCATTTTTTGCACCATTTTCAATCCAAATTTTTACTTTTTTTATTGTACATTCATCAAGTTTATAATCAATTGGCATAGAAGAATAATCTGGGTTATAAGATATTGAACCATATAAACTACCTTCAATAGCTGTTTCTTTTACATCATTATAATTTTCAAGAGGAATGTTTCCGCCTAATGAAGGAGCCAAAATATTACTATGACATGATAAACAATGATTATTCAAAAGCGGCACAATTGTTCCGTTATAAGTAACATTAATCGTATCACAGGTATTTAAAGAGACAGGATATAAATCTTCTTCGTTGTCATAATAACAAGCAGTACTAAAAATCAATAAGAAAATTATAAGTCCTATGATAAATTTCATTAAGCAATATTTCAATTTAATTTTGCTTTAAAGTTATCAAAATAAAAAACAAAAAAAAAGACACCCGAAAGTGCCTTTTTTTTAGAAATATAAACCTGTAATAAATTATTACATTTTTATTTATTCATTTTGCCCATACCTAATTCGCCCCCATGTCCTTTTTTACCCATCCTTTTACCTTTTGAATAAAAGGTTTTTGTATCAAAATAAACCCTTTGGTCATCGGTAAGAATTTTACGGATTTCTTGTTTGTGAGAAGTTCTTTGTTTCATTTTTTGGGTTTTTATTTCCCCCATCTCATCAATAATTTTGTTTATCTCATTCATATCAGCTTTTTCGGCAACCATCAGGGTTTTGTATTTTGCCCTTTTTTCTTCTAACTGAGATTTTAACGGAAGCGTTTTTTTCATGTTTTCAATTCTTACATTTTCAATTTGCTCCGTTTGTTCATCAGTTAAATCAGGAATGTTCATTAAACATTTGCCCTGACAATTAGCTTTTCCCTGACCCTGTCCCATGGCACTGCCTTGTTGGGCAAAAACACTAAGGTTGAATAAGAAAAACATACCTACTAATAAAAATAAGTAAGTTTTCAATTTTAAAGTTTTCATAATAATTAAATTTAAGGATTAATAATTTTGTTTATTAACATCTTTGACAAATAATTTTGAAAAAGGTTTAAAATCATTATAAAAAAATATCCCGAAACTTTACATTGTAATAATTTTCGATTAAATTTATATAATTATTTTTATAACTCTCTCTAATTTAAAAAAACAGGGAGTTAATACAATTGATTTCAAATACAATAATTATATTTCTATACATAGTTACTGCCAATACAAAAAAATAACGATACATGGATCTTAATTGGATTAAAGAATTAATAGACATACTACCTGAAACATCTATCAGGAGAAAAAATCTTATAGCTATTGCAGGTTATCCAAAATGGGAAATTGTTAATAGTAATTTATTAGCATTCTATTTTGACGAAAAGGAAGAACATGGATTTTCAAGACTATTTATAAATAGCCTATTTGATATTTATGAAACCAAACTAAAAGGAACATCTCAACAAAGAGAAATTTTTGAAACTGATTTTTCTGTTGATAGAGAAGTGGCAACTGATAGTGGTAGAAGAATTGATTTATTATTGAGAGAGGATATTGAAGTTGAATATGATAATGAATCAATAATTCCAAATTGGGCTATAATTATTGAAAACAAACTTTTTGCTGACTTATATAATGACTTAACAGACTATTGGAAAAGTGTAAAGGCTGACAATAAAATAGGGATAGTTTTTTCAGTAAATCCAATAGAAATATCACAAAAACTCGAAAAAAAAGGAGTAAAATTTACAAATATTACACACGGAGAACTTATAGAAAAAGTAATGCAAAATCTACCAGAATTTTATATTGATTCTGATGATAGGCATTTATTATTTTTAAAAGAATACATCTCTAATATCAATTCATACTATAAAGACAAAAATGAAATGGATAAAATGGATAAAACACTGGGATTATTTCACTTAGAGAAAGATAAAATTAAAAAGTTTAAAGAGGTTGATTTAGAGCTTTTAAAATATGTTTCTAAGTCTGTTTTTGAAGTTATGACCGAAATGGGATTCCCGCCCTATTCAACAAAAGATTCGTCAAAGGGTAAATATTTTTATATTAACGGTGATAGTAATTTAAATAATATTTTACAAGGAAATGTTGATGTTGCTGAAAAATTCCGTTTCTGGGTTAATTTAGACCTTTTAAGATATAGCACAACCTTTGAAGCATCTTTTGAACTCTGGGGGAAAGATAACACTAAACATGGAGATAAATTAAAAAACAGATTAAAGAAAATTCAAATATTTACAGAGAATATCCAAATAGGGATAGAAGGCAAAAGTGGTGGAGGTTATCAACATATTTATGATATATTAATAAAAATTGGTGATTTTACAAATGTGGGATTTGATAATAAATTAAAAAAATCATTAAAGGAAAATCTTTTTAATCATAAAAATAAGTTTATTGAAAAGGCAATTGTAGAATTAAAAGAAATTATTAAAAATGAATAAAGCACAGTCGGTAATAAAACCTAAACTACATTAAAATGCAGTTTAGCTACATAGCTAACAATGCCAAATATTTTAATTATTTAATATATATTCTGTTTTTAAAAAGGGGAAAACAGAATAATGTTAATTTTATTTTTTTTAACAATACCCTTAAATTAGGAGATTAAAAAATGTATTTATCAAAACAAAAAATTCTATTAGTTAGTATTATTCTAATTGCTTTTATTTTATTAAATAGTTGCGGTTCACCAAGTGGTGGCGACAATGAGCCAAATAATACTATTGAGCAAGCAGTAGAAATTACTTTAGGAAAAGCTTTTTCTTCTTCAATTAATCCTCTTGGGGATTATGACTGGTTTAAAACTGAAATATCCGAACAGGGATATTTAAAAGTATCAGGAAATGAAATTCCTGAAGGCTTAACCATTGAAATAGCATATTTTTTATATCAGGAATGGGAAGGAGAAAAACAAAAAAGAGTACGTGGCTGGCGTGAACTCCCTAATGCATTGTTTATTGCAGAAAAAGGAACATATTATTTTGCTTTGCATGATAATTATGATGACCAATTTTCTGAACAAGCATTTAAAATAAAAGTTGATTTTTTAAAAGAATTTGACCCTACCGAGCCAAATAATAACCCTAAAGAAGCAAAACAAATTGAATTTGATTCAGACCTTATAGTTGCTACTTATCCTGTTGGTGATTATGATTTCCTTAAAGTAAAAGCAGAAAAACAAGGATATATAACTGTTAAATCAAAAGATGTTCCCGAAGGAATTACCCCTGAAGTAAAATTTTGCACTTTCGATGAATGGTCTGAACCAAAACTGAAAACAATTCGTAACTGGAACGAATTACCAACTGCATGTTTTATCCCGGAAGCCGGAGAATATTATCTTATTTTTCATGATAATTATGATGATGCTTGTTCTGAAAATCCATATAAATTAAAAATCAGCTTTCTTGACGAAATGGATATTTACGAACCAAATGATAATTTTAATTTAGCAAAAGAAATAAATATTGGTGATACAATTAGCCCTGCAATATTCCCAAAAGGAGACAATGATTATTTTAAATTGAATATGGCTGAAAGTGGAAAAATAAAATTTTTAGTAAAAGACTTTGAAAATATTACTCCTGAAATTAGATTATTTGTTATAAACGAAGATAATCCGAATGAATTGAAAGATTATTCAGACTGGAAAGAAATACCGGCTGAATTTGATGTGGAAGGAGAAAAGGAATACTACATTCTTTTACATGATAATTATGACGACCAATGTTCACCCAATGTATTTCAAATTATTTTGAATTAAATTATAGATTTTTTATTTATACCTTACGCAGGTTATTAATACAAAAAATATAGAAAACTACCTGTAAATCTGCCAGATTTTAAAAATCTGGCAGATTTATTAAGGTAAAGAAAATAATACCACATAATGGAAAATTATATTAAATCATTTTTTAAACTATATACTACTGCTGCCATATTGGGAGTTATTTTAATTTTATTTGGATTAATATTCCCTTTCAACAAAATCACAGAGGAATATAAAAATTCATTAGAACTAAAATATAATAAACAAATAAATGATAATAAGATTGAAATTCTGAAAAATGAAAATCATGAGCTGAAAAACGAAATTACCGATATTAATAAAAATGTCGGAGCCTTAAGTATACAAATAAATCAATTACTTAACGACTATCGCCAGTCAAAATCTGAAATTGATACAATGATGGAACATGCAAAAGGCAATGTTGAAATACTTGATACTTTAATAAAACTTTATAATATAGAAGTTCTGGGAAAAGCATCTCTTATTGATTCAATTAATAATGTTTATGAAGAAAAAGCAACATTACTTTTTGAAAAAATAAATTTACTAAACGATAAAAATTATGATTTAGAACTAAATTTATTCGAACAGAATAAACTAACAAAATTAAAGGGTTTAAATACCGGAATTTTAATATATTACCTGTTAATTATGTTAATCTGTATATTTACAGGTGTCTTTTCTACAAAATGGGGAATAAAAAATATTATTAAAACATCAAAACAAACAGATTTTACTTGATATGGCAAATTTCCCAAGACTTTAAACCAAACTGCTATCAAGATTGAGAAATTAAGTACGTGGGCACAACCCCAACAGAGAAATCCGAAACTTTAGTAAATAATCCAACTCTGATAGAGTTGTTATTTCAATATACCAATGTTTCCTACAATAATCGAACACCGATGGTGTTCGATTTAATTAATTATTTCAAACTACATTTAACAATGATGTAGGCACAACCCATGCCCAACAAGGGTTAATACTACATATTGGTTTGCGTATTTATTCAATCAAATCAATAACTATTGCAATATTATTTTTTACTAATACAGCATTTTCTTTTGAAATTGTTCCTGTTTTATTTATCAATCTCTTATTATCAATTGCTCGTATCTGGTCAATCATAATATCACAATCACTTTTTACATTTCCTTCTCCTTTTTTTAAATGTACCCTTAATATTTCACTCTTTGCTTTAATATTCGTTGTTATCGGACAAATAATCGTTGAAGGATGTACCTTGTTTAACAAATCTGACTGAACGATTAAAACCGGTCTGGTTTTTCCTGTTTCTGTTCCTTGCTTTGGGTCAAGGTTAGCAATCCAAATTTCATATTGTTTAATCATCATCTTCTAGTCTTTCAAATTCAGATAATACTTTAATTGATTCATTTCCAACCAATAAAGATTCGTCTTCTAATTTTTTCGCAATTAGTTTTCTCTTTTGTATTTTATTGTAAAATGCAATAGCTTCATTAATATATCTATTTCTAGCTTTAGAAATTTTGGAGAGAACTTGCTCTGTTTCTTGAAAAATTAAATCGTCAAGTTTTAAAGATATTGTTTTCATAATTCCGTATATTTATATCACAAAAGTATATGCTTTTATGGAATTCTCCAAATTTAGTTTCCTTTATATGCAGGTTAGCTTGTTAGCAAGTCAACATTATACAGTCATAACCATCCACATTTATTCAATATTCTGGTACTACTACGAATTTAGTGGAACATTGACAAATACTAAAATGATAGAATGATTAAATGCTAAAATAAATATACTACAATCCCATACTTATAAGATTAAAACATTGCTAAATCGCATAAGTTAATTATTACAGAACTAATTGGTT
This region includes:
- a CDS encoding Spy/CpxP family protein refolding chaperone, with product MKTLKLKTYLFLLVGMFFLFNLSVFAQQGSAMGQGQGKANCQGKCLMNIPDLTDEQTEQIENVRIENMKKTLPLKSQLEEKRAKYKTLMVAEKADMNEINKIIDEMGEIKTQKMKQRTSHKQEIRKILTDDQRVYFDTKTFYSKGKRMGKKGHGGELGMGKMNK
- a CDS encoding PD-(D/E)XK nuclease family protein, which encodes MDLNWIKELIDILPETSIRRKNLIAIAGYPKWEIVNSNLLAFYFDEKEEHGFSRLFINSLFDIYETKLKGTSQQREIFETDFSVDREVATDSGRRIDLLLREDIEVEYDNESIIPNWAIIIENKLFADLYNDLTDYWKSVKADNKIGIVFSVNPIEISQKLEKKGVKFTNITHGELIEKVMQNLPEFYIDSDDRHLLFLKEYISNINSYYKDKNEMDKMDKTLGLFHLEKDKIKKFKEVDLELLKYVSKSVFEVMTEMGFPPYSTKDSSKGKYFYINGDSNLNNILQGNVDVAEKFRFWVNLDLLRYSTTFEASFELWGKDNTKHGDKLKNRLKKIQIFTENIQIGIEGKSGGGYQHIYDILIKIGDFTNVGFDNKLKKSLKENLFNHKNKFIEKAIVELKEIIKNE
- a CDS encoding type II toxin-antitoxin system PemK/MazF family toxin, which encodes MMIKQYEIWIANLDPKQGTETGKTRPVLIVQSDLLNKVHPSTIICPITTNIKAKSEILRVHLKKGEGNVKSDCDIMIDQIRAIDNKRLINKTGTISKENAVLVKNNIAIVIDLIE